AATTCGCCCTTTGGGAAGCTCTGCATGATGGCAGGCCCGGTCTCCCACTCGAAGAAGCCCGCGCTCTGCACATGATTACAGAGCCCACGTTCGCCGGAGACGAGAGCGAAATTTTTAAACAGAGGGCGCGAGAGAATGTCATTTACTGTGATCATCGTGTTGTATCCTTTCAATCCGGGCTGGAGGGGACAATTTTTTCATCCCCTATTATTCATGAAAATTAGTCTCTGTGCAATAGAAAATCTGAGCCGAAGTGGAAAATTTTGACCAGAATGACCATTGTACAATTTACAAATATTTCTGTCGAATTTTGAAATTCGTCCAATTGAATAAAATTTAATAATATGTAATCATAAAATTATCAGAAATAAACAGAAGGCTTGCACGAAAATAAAGAGAAGAATGATACTAAGGAGGCGTGTCAACATGAAACCCTTTGAATTTCAAGTCGACTATGTGAGGGAGCAGTTTCCGGCCCTGCGCAAAAGCGTCAACGGCCTGCCCGCGGCGTTCCTAGACGGCCCCGGGGGAACTCAGGTGCCTCTGCGCGTGGTTGAGAAGATCAACGACTACCTGCTCTGCAGAAATGCCAATGCACACGGCGTCTTTAAAACCTCTGTGGAGAGCGACGCGCTGGTAGTGCGGGCCCGGGAGACCTTTGCGGATTTCTTCAACTGTGATCCGGAGGAGGTCGCCTTCGGCGAGAACTCCTCCACCAACAATTTCAAGCTGGCGCTGGGCATGGCCCGCCAGCTTAAGCCCGGCGATGAGATCCTGATTACAGACATTGACCATGAGGGAAATCGCTCACCCTGGAGGACCCTGGAGGATTTCGGCGTGGTGGTCAAGAGCGTCAAAATCCACCCGGAGGCCATCACGCTGGATTTTGAGGACTTCCGCTCCAAGCTGACGGATAAGACCAAGGTGCTGGCTATCAACTGGGCGGCCAACTCCTGCGGAACGATTACCGATGTCAAGAAATTCATTGATGAGGCACATCGTGTGGGCGCGATTACGGTGGTTGACGCGGTGCAGTACGCACCCCATAAGGTGATTGACGTGAAGGCGGTCGGCATGGATATTCTACTCTGCTCCGCCTACAAGTTCTTCGGTCCACATTTGGGTATCATCTATTGCAAAAAGGATGTGGGCGAACAGATCAAGACGGCGCGCGTCATGGCATATGACAACGTTGAGATGCCCTATCGCCTGGAGACGGGTACCATCGCCATGGAGGCAGTGGTAGGTGCCGCGGAAGCCGTGGAGTTCATCGCGGACATTGGCCGCCAGCACAGCCAGTATTTTGAGGAGGAGACCGCCGCTCTGAGCGGACGCCGTAAGAGGATTGTCTCCGGTTTGCTGGCCATTGACAAGTACGAGGAGGCGCTGGCAGACCAGCTCAGGGCCGGTATCAGCCAGTTGCCGGGCGCCAAGGTGTACGGACCTCCGGTCGGGCATCCCAGAACTGCCACGGTGTCCTTCACCATCAGCGGCATCCACTCCAATAAGATCGCAAGATTCCTGGCCGAGCGGGGCATCTTTGTGTGGGACGGCGATTTCTACGCCATTGAGACGATTCTCCACACGCTAAAAATGGATGCTTGCGGCGGCTTCGTGCGGATTGGCTTGGAGCCCTACTCCACGCAGGCAGACGTGGATCGGGTGCTGACAGCGCTGCGCGAGCTGTGCGCAAACTGAGGGACAACTCTTTTCCTGGACGCATCTGGCCGCGGAATCAAAGCGCGGGAGGCTCCCCCTGGCGAACACGGTTGTTCATACATTTGCCCATGAGTGTAGATGGGCAGAGTAAATACAAAGAGAAAGTAGAAGGGAGAAAGACCATGAACAAAGAGACCAAGAAACAACGACGGCAAAAGCGCAAACCAACTCTAACGGAGAGCATCGTTCTGGTGCTTCTGATCGTGGCGGTCGCCGCCTCGTTCACGCTACTGGGACTCAAAAGTGTTCTCATGATGGTTACCATTACGATCTTGGCCGTAATCATGGGTTTGATCTGTGGGTATTCCTGGAAGGAGATGTCCGCGGCCGGTGAGGAGAAGGTCCGCAAATCCGCCTCCGTCATGATGCTGCTCCTGGTAATCGGCATGATGTTGGCCGCATTCATGTACAGCGGCACGCTTCCTATGGTGCTCTATTACGGCATCAAACTGGTGAATCCGAGCTGGCTTGCCCTCTCAGGCTTTCTGCTGTGCTCAGTGTTCTCCCTTGCTACAGGCACCTCCAACGGCTCTGCCAGTACGGCCGGCTTTGCGATCATGAGTATCGCGGCAGCCATGGGCGATGCGGTGAACTTTGGCCTTGTGGCCGGTGCCTGCTACGCCGGCTCCATGCTGGGCGACAAGATGTCCCCTCTATCCGACACCACGATTCTCGCATCTATGATTACAGAAAATGACATCTTCGACCATATCCGCCACATGTCCAAAACTGTCGGCCCTGCCGCGCTGATTACCATCATCATCTACGTGATCTACGGCGCGATGAACCACGGGGCCACCACATCCGTGGACGGAACCGCCGCGCTGCTGTCTGCGCTGGAGACACTTTACAGTTTCAACATTATTTTGCTGCTGCCCTTTGTTGTGATTATCTACGGCGCCATCACCAAAAAGGATACCAACATTGTCATCCTGCTGGCGGCGCTCTTGGCCGTTTTGCTGGGGTTCTTTTATCAGGGCTTGCCACTTGCAAATGGGATTAATGCCATGCACTCCGGCTTTAATGCTCAGATCATTCTGGACATGCACCCTGAGATCGACGCAGAGGCGATCTCCGCCTCCGGCGTACTTACATTGCTCAACCGCGGCGGTATTAGCGCCATGGTGGATGCCTTCATCATCACTTTTATCTGCATGTACTTTGCTGGCATTCTGGAATACATCGGTCTGATGGACGTCCTGGTCCACAGGGTGTTTGGTTTCGTCAAGGGTACAGGCTCCCTGATCGTGGTCAGCGGCATCATCTGCATCCTGCTGGCGGGCACCGCCGGCTCCACTGCCGTCATTCTGATCGGCGGACCGATGCTGCTGCAAAAGTACAAGGAGATGGGCCTGCATACGCTGAACCTGTCCAGAACGCTAGAGGACTTCGGCACCGGCTCCACCGGCTTTTATCCCTGGACCTCATCTGGAATTCTATACGCCTCCGTTCTGGGGGCTAGCAACCTGACGTTCCTGCGGTATTCCTTCTTTAGCTGGTTGGTCTGGGCCTTCGCGATCTTCTACGGCTTTACCGGACTTTGCATCAAGAAGGCCGCCCCTGAGACGCAGATTACAGAGGTGAAAGCCTGAGCAATATCCGCGCACTCCGGAGCGAAGGGGTGGGAGCGCATAGCCCGCTCTCCCCCCGCTCACGGGGAAGGACTCTGTCAGACCACGTAGGCATGGTTTGACCACGTATGGAGGTACAAGGAAATGATCGCGTTAAATCAAAAGGATCTGCACGTTCACTCCCCGTTTTGCCCGCACCGGGCCTCCGATGCCCCGCTGGAGGAGTACCTGACCGCAGCGGAGAAACAGGGCATTGTGGAGCTGGGCTTTGCCGAGCACGGCCCATTTCCGGCGCCGCTATCCCTGACGCAGTATACCAAGCATCCGACGCTTACGGATGAGGAGGTTGAGCTGTATTTTCGTGAGATGTACGCGCTCCGGGAGACCTATACCGGGCCGGTGAAAATCACCATCGGTCTGGAGGTTGATTTCCTAGAAGGGTTTGAGGAGGAGACGGCACGGTCCCTCGATCTCTACGGCCCCAGGATGGAGGACGGCCTTCTCTCCGTGCACAATCTGCTGGTGGATGGCAGATACCTGAATCTTGGCTATCAGCATAATATCATCGCGGCGGTGGGGAAGATGGGCGCCCGGAAGCTCAGCGAACTGTACTACAGAACTATGCTCAAGCTGGTGATCACAGATCTGGGGCCCTATAAGCCCAAGCGGGTCGGCCATCCCACGATGCTCGCTCTGTGCGGAAAACACTTCCCGGAGTTCAATGAGGAGCGAGCTCTGATGGAGGAGTTTGTCGCTGCGGCCAAGGAATACGGCTTTGCGCTGGAGCTGAACACCGCGGGGCTGGAGTCCCCAGAGGACTGCGAGGAGATTTATGGGCAGGCGCTGCTGCCGTACATGAAAAAGTATGACGTTCCCGTATCTTTGGGGGCCGACGCCCACAGGCCGGAGCGAATCGGCAGTGACTTTGACCACCCCGTGATTCTGGAGGCCATGAAATATCTGCGTCCCGTCTGGGGAGACGGGACGCTGAGAGCCGCCCGCGCAACAGGCACAGCGAGGTACGAGGAAGCAGCAAATGACTGCATTGGATAAAAAGGATCTGCATGTACACACGCCCTTTTGCCCGCATCGCCACACGGATGCGCCGCTGGAGGCCTATCTGGCCGCGGCGGAGAGGGCCGGAATGGCGGAGGTAGCGTTTACGGAGCACGCGCCGCTGCCGATTCCGCTGGAGCGGACACAGTACGAGGAGAATCCCAACCTGTCCGCGGACGGGGTGGATGCCTACTTTGCCGGTATGCAGGCCTTTCGAGAGCATTACACCGGCCCGGTGAGAATGCGCATCGGCCTGGAGGTGGAATATTTTGAGGGCTGTGAGGAGAAGACGGGCCATATTCTGGAGGCATACGGCCCCAGAATGGAGGACGGGCTTATCTCCGTGCACAACCTGCTGGTAGATGGCTGTTACCTGAATCTGGACTACCGGCACAACATCATCGCCGCCGTGAAGGCAGTGGGGGCCAGAAAGCTGGGCGAAATCTATTACCGGACCCTCATCAGGTCAGTGACGGCGGACCTGGGGCCCTGGCGGCCAAGACGCGTCGGGCATCCGACGCTGTTAGGGCGCTGTGGCAGGCTGTTCCCGGAGTTCTATGACAACCTTCCGGTGATGGAGGAGTTTATCCTAGTGGTGAAAGAGCAGGAATGTGCGCTGGAGCTGAATACCTCTGGGGTGCTGTACCCGGACGACTGCGGCCAAATTTATGGCGAGGCACTGCTGCCGCTCATTCAAAAGCACCGGGTGCCGGTCTCCTTGGGCTCTGATGCCCATGAGCCGGAGCGAATCGGCGGCGGGTTTGACTTGCCGGTGATTCAGGAAAATCTGAAAACGCTGCTTCCCGTGTGGGAGGCGTGAGTACGCCCGACGGACTGCCGGCGGACAAGCGGAAAAAAGGCGAAGCAATATGATGGAGTGGCTGGACAATCTACGGGAGTTTCATGCGCTGAGCGTCTTTTTGAGGATGACGTTGGCGGTTTTCTTGGGCGGCTTCATCGGCCTGGAGCGCAGTCAGAAGCACCGGCCGGCGGGGTTCCGCACCTATATGCTGATCTCCCTGGGGGCTGCGCTGACCATGATACTTAGCCAGTATGAAACCGAGATGATGAATACCTGCTGGCGGGAGACTGCATTACGCGTCGGAATTCGGACAGATGTATCTCGCTTTGGCGCACAGGTCATCAACGGCGTTGGCTTTCTGGGTGCGGGCACAATCCTCGTCACGCACAATCGGAGCGTGAAAGGTCTCACCACCGCCGCGGGACTGTGGGCCTCTGCCTGCATGGGTCTTGCCATCGGGGCGGGGTTCTATGAGTGCGTGCTCCCGGTATTTTTTCTGATTCTGTTTTGTATATGCATCCTTCCGCGGCTGGAGAAGCGCATGAAAGCCTACATGAAAAATATAAACATCTACGTGGAGCTGACATCACTGGACCAGATTCGTTCTGTCATTACCTGCCTGAAGGCACGGCAGATCCGTATCTATGAGGTGGATATCGAGCGCGGGCGCGAGGAAAAGAATCCAAGTGCTGTTTTTTATGTTCGCCTCCCAAAATCGCAGCCGCATATTGAGGTGATTTCCATCTTGATGAAGCTGGACGGTGTGCTGACCGTACAAGAAATTTAAGGGGGGCCTATGCTGCATGTTTTTGATGCCTTTCGCGATATATCGACGCTCTCTGTCGGCATCCGCCTGCTGATGGCCGTGCTCTGCGGAGGAGTGATTGGACTGGAGCGAGAGTACAAACGCCGCCCGGCGGGCTTCCGCACCCATATTCTGATCTGTCTGGGGGCGTCTGTTACCACGCTGACGAGTCACTATCTGCTGCTCTATATGGAGTGTTATACGGATGTCGGCAGGCTGGGCGCCCAAGTCATCGCGGGGATCGGCTTCATTGGCGCCGGGTGTATTCTTGTGACACGAAACCGGCGGGTGCGGGGGTTGACCACGGCGGCCGGCCTTTGGAGCGCGGCTATCATCGGCCTGGCCATCGGCGCCGGCTTTTATGAGGGCGCCATTTACGCAACGCTGCTGGTGCTGCTGGCGGAAATGGTGCTTACAAAACTGAAATACCTGCTCTGGAGAGATACTCCCGAGATCAATCTGTACCTTGAATGTACGCAGAACGCATGTCTGGACCAGCTGATGCAGGATCTCCGCATGGAGGGGGTCAAGATCCTGGACCTGGAGATCACGCGGGCCACTGCCTGCGAACAGGGCACCGCCTGTGCGCTCCTGACGCTGCAGCTACACAAGCAATATGACATGGACCAGCTGCTCCGGGAGATTTCGGACTGCCAAGGCGTGATGTCCGTTGAGCAGTTCTGAGTTTGGATGTCGAATGACAAAGGAGATACATACTATGATGAAATTGTCCAGCAAGATTCAAAAGTGCGGCTTTTCCCCCATGCGGAAATTTCAGTCCTATCAGGTGGCGGCGGAGGCCCGGGGTCTAAAAATCTATCACCTAAACATCGGACAGCCGGACATTGAGACGCCGAAGGTGTTTTTTGACACGATCCGGGAATTCCGACAGCCTGTTTTGAGCTACGCACCGTCCCCGGGCGTACCGGCCTATCTGGAGGCGGTGAAGCGCTATTACAGCGAGCTGAATGTCCCGCTTCAACAGGGGAACATCCTGGCGACGACCGGCGGCAGCGAGGCGCTGGAGATTGCCCTTGCCTGCATTCTGGACGACGGCGACGAGATCCTGATTCCGGAGCCCTTTTATCCCAACTACAATACCTTTGTCCGGATAACCGGCGGCTCTATCCGCCCAATTTCCACCTCTCCAGAGGAGGGGTATCGGTATGCGGACCGGGCCAGGATTGAGCCGCTGATCAACGAGCACACTCGGGCCATCCTGATGACGAACCCGGGTAACCCCACGGGCGTTGTCCTCTCCCCGGAGGAAGTGCGGCTGATGGCGGAGATTGCCAGGGAGCACGACCTCTTCCTCATCGGAGACGAGGTGTACCGTGAGTTTGTGTATGGCGGCGAAAAGCTGACGACCCTGTTGGAACTGGAGGATATGGCAGAGTATGTGGTGGTGATCGACTCGGTCTCCAAGCGGTTTTCCGCCTGCGGCGCCCGGATCGGCGCGCTGATCTCCCGCAACCAGGAGCTAATGGCCAATGCCATGAAGATCTGCCAGGGCCGGCTGTGTGCTGCAACGCTGGATCAGGTGGGTGCCACGGCACTCTACGGTGTGGATTCCTCGTATTTCGCCGCTGTGCAGGAGGAGTACAAAAAGCGCAGGGACACCTGTATGGAGGGCCTCTCCAAAATTCCCGGTGTGATGTGCGAATGTCCTAAAGGGGCGTTCTATATTATGGCCAAGCTACCAGTTGATGACACAGATCGTTTCCAGGCCTGGCTGCTGGAGGAATTTGACAACCACGGCGAGACCGTGATGTTCGCACCCGGCGAGGGCTTCTATGCCACGCCCGGCAAGGGACGGGATGAGATCCGTATCGCGTATGCCCTGCAGCAGAGGGATCTAGAGCGGGCCATGGCAGTGCTGGCCAGCGGGATTCAGGCTTATACGGCGCGCGCCGGAAAATCATAAACATTTCATGAAGTACGAAGACAATTTGGAGGGGTATAGAAATGAACGCCTATCTTGCCAGTGTAATTGAAAACGTCAAATCCAAGTACGCCAATGAACCGGAATTCGTCCAGACGGTGGAGGAGGTCTTCTCCTCCCTGGAGCCTGTGATCGAGAGGCATCCGGAGTATGAAAAAGCGGACCTTTTGAACCGGATGGTGGAGCCGGAGCGAATGTTTACCTTCCGCGTGGTGTGGATGGCGGATGACGGCACTTGGCATACCAACGTCGGCTATCGCTGCCAGTTCAATGGGGCCATCGGCCCTTACAAGGGCGGCCTGCGGTTCCAGGCGAATGTGTATCCCGGCATTATCAAATTCCTGGGTTTTGAGCAGATCTTCAAGAACTCTCTGACCGGACTGCCCATTGGCGGCGGCAAAGGCGGCAGTGACTTCGACCCCGCCGGCAAGTCCGACGCGGAGATCATGCGTTTTTGCCAGAGCTATATGCAGGCGCTGTACCGCTATATCGGCCCCGATGTGGATGTTCCCGCCGGTGACATGGGCGTGGGCGCCCGGGAAATTGGATATCTGTACGGAGAGTACCGCCGCCTGAAGGGCGTCTTTGAAAACGGCGTGTTCACCGGCAAGGGATTCTCCTATGGCGGAAGCCGCATCCGTCCGGAGGCGACTGGCTTCGGCGCGGTGTACTACCTGGAAAATGTTCTCAAGCACGAGGGAGAGTCCATCCAGGGAAAAACCATCGCCTGCGCGGGTTTCGGCAACGTGACCTGGGGCATCTGCAAGAAGGCGGCGGAACTGGGGGCCAAGGTGGTGACGCTGTCTGGCCCTGACGGCTATATCTATGATCCTGACGGAGTCACAACCAGTGAGAAAGTAGCGTACCTGCTGGAAATGCGCGCCAGCGGCCGGAACGTGGTCAAGGACTACGCTGATAAATTCGGCGTGGAGTTCTATCCCGGCGAGAAGCCTTGGGGAGTCAAGGTGGATATCTGCATGCCGTCGGCCATGCAGAACGATGTCTATTTGGAGCACGCCAAGAAGATCGCCCAGGCCGGCGTCAAGTACTACATCGAGGTGGCCAATATGCCCACCACCAACGACGCGCTGAGGTATCTGATGGACTGCGGTTTGATTGTCGCTCCCAGCAAGGCCGTCAACGCCGGCGGCGTCGCCACCTCCGCTCTGGAGATGGCCCAGAACAGCGAGCGCATGGTGTGGACCGCACAAGAGGTGGACAAGCAGCTCAGGCAGATCATGAACACCATTTATACCATGAGTGTGGAGGCCGCCGAGGAATACGGCCTGGGTTACAATCTGGTGGCCGGCGCCAACATCGCGGGCTTCCAGCGGGTGGCTGATGCCATGATGGCCCAGGGGATCTTTTGAGAGAGGAGGAAGAAGGATGACAATTCAGGAATATGTGGAGAGGGGCCGGAAGGCCGTAGAAGCGATCAAGGATTACGACCAGGCGCAGACCGACAAACTGGTGTACGAGGCGGCGAAGATCATCTATCAGCATGCTGCTGAACTGGCCCGGGAGGCCGTGGACGAGACAGGGCTGGGGTACTATGAGGACAAGATCTGCAAGAATACGGACACGCCGGCGGCGTTTTGGGCGTACCTGAGGGATAAGAAGTCCGTGGGGATCATCAGCGAGAACAAGGAGACGGGGATTATCGAGGTGGCGCACCCTGTGGGTGTGATCGCGTGCGTGACACCGGCGACGAACCCAAATGTGACCCCGCTGGGGAACTTCATGGACGCGGTGAAGGGGAAGAACGCGATCATCGTCTCTCCCGCGCCCCGTGCGGCGAAGTCCACCACCCATACGGTGGAGCTGATCCGGGAGGCAATGGTGAAGTGCGGCGCCCCGGCCGACCTGATCCAGGTGCTGAGCGAGGTGACGCTGGCGAACTCACAGGCGCTGATGGAGGCGTGCGACCTGGTGATCGCCACCGGCGGCAGCGGGATGGTGAAGGCGGCGTACTCCAGCGGAACGCCGGCATACGGCGTGGGCCCCGGGAACCCGCCGGTGGTTCTGGACCGTGGGTATGACCTGAAGGAAGCGGCGAAGATGACGGTGACGGCAGTGGGGAGTGACAACGGCATCCTGTGCGACGGGGACAACCTGCTGCTCTATCCCCAGGAGGAAGAGGAAAAGTTCTTCCAGGCACTGAAGGACGAGGGCGTGGTGCTGTTTGAGGACAAGGCGGACGTGGAGAAGTTCGGGGCCGTGCTGTTCCACGACGGACATCCGGTGCCGGAGCTGGTGGGAAAAGACGCGCCAGTGATTGCGAAGGCGGCGGGCTTTGACATTCCGAAGGACACAAAGGTCATGGGCTTGAAGATCGACGCGGTGGGGAAGGCGAATGTGCTGAACAAGGAGATCATGGGTCCCATTGTGGTGCTGAAGGGGTATGAGAGCTTTGAGGAGGCCGTGGCGATGGCGATCCAGAACATGGAGGAGGCCGGTGGCATCGGGCACACGGCGGGTATCTTCAGCAATGACCGCAAGCATATTGAGTACTATGGCGAGCGGATTCCTGTGGCGCGGGTACTGGTGAACCAGCCGACTCCGGACGCATGGGGCCCGAGCACGAACGGGCTGAGTCCGGCGGTGTCTGAGAGCTGCGGCACGTGGGGGAATAACATTCTGTGCGAGAATGTGGACTACATCCACCTCATCAACGTCTCGAAGATTGCTCTGCCCCTGGATGTTCAGGTCCCCAGCCCCGAGGAGCTCTTCAAGAACTGAGCCGAGACCTAATAAGAAAGAAGAGGGCACCCGACTATTAATCATTTCCATCGAAAGGCGGGTGCCCTCTTTTTACGCCCGCCTTTCCGTAGGCGACGAGGACAGGGATGGCGGTGAGAACAACGCCATTCAGAACCAAAAGAAATTTCTGGAAAGCTACGCCAGACAGCTAAATCTGACGGATATCCGGCATTACATTGACGACGAAAGCGGCAGGTTTTTTTGTCTGTTCCGTCTACTTTTGCATGATAGAGGACATGGAAAACGGCAAAATCGACGTGTGCATTATAAAAGACATGACCCGTTGGGGGCGCGACTATCTCCAGACAGGGAACACTATGAAGATTTTCAGACGGAACAACGTGCGCTTTATCACGGCATAGATACCGAGAAGCCCGACACGCTGAGGTTTGCGCCCTTTATCAATATCATGTCGGAGTGGTACGCGAAAAAATACTAGCGACAAGGTCAATGTTATTAAATTAAGAACCAGGTCATCTGACCTGGTTCTTAATTTTGTGGTTTTAACGCAAAACAGCTATATTTGTATCAAAAAATTTTTGTTTTTTCTAATCATTTATGCAAAGAACGCTCAACTTAATGACATTAGTGACAAGGTACAGCGCATCTTTCAGATGAGCGTGTCCGGCTTGGAACCTACTCAAGTCGCCAAGAAACTGCGCTCCGAGGGTGTGTTGCCTCCAGCGAGTATCTGCAAAGCATCGGTGTGAAATACCCGGTAAAGCCCCCGGCGTTCCCGTACAACTGGCGTTCCGCCACTGTAGCGGACATCCTCCCGGACACCCATCCCGCCATTATCGACTGGGAAACCTTCGCGCTCACCCGGGACCTCCGCCAACACCACCTGTGAGTATGTTCTCCGGGTTTCTCTACTGCGCCGACAGCGGCGGAAAGCTGTAATTACAGTGCAACCAACAACTACAAGCGGGAGCAGGCGTTTTTCTTCTGTTCCAGTTACCACAAAAATTCAAGCGTGTGTTCCGCACACTATATTCGGGAACACATCGTGGAGCGGCTGGTGCTGGAGGGCCTGCAAAGGCTGCTGTAATATATCCAGTGTTACGAAAAACGGTTTGCACAGGAGCAGATGGAGTGGTTCGGCCTGCAAGAGAGGAGGGAACTGTCCACCAGACAGCGGGAGTTGGAGAAGGCCAAACAGCGAGTAGCGGAGATCGACAGGCTAATCCAGAAAAGTTACAAGGACATGAGCAATGGGCCATCTCGTCCTTCCCGGAGATCAATGTGCTTTTGAGAAAGTCCGGCAAGAGGCTGGAGCATTGGAGGGCAACAACTTTGCAGTCCATGCCATGCCATTGGCAGCCAGGACCGGCGCGTTGGTCAGAAGTCATGTCTGATAGCGGTAAGGATCAAGGTCATTCGCCTTGGCCGTCTCAATCATGCCGTAGATCACAGCGCTGCTCTGCGCACCGCGCGGCATGTTGGCAAAGAGGAAGTTCTTCCGCCTAATTACAAAGGGCTTCATGGACCATCCCGTCAGATTGTTGCCCAGCTTCAGATAGCCATCCTCCAGAACGCGGCCCAGATACGACGATGGTTCCTTCAGATAATAAAGGGTTTTGCCCAACGCGGATTTCGGAGAGGCCCTGTTTGTTTTGCCCACGCCCATGCAGTGTTTATCACCGGCTTGGACCGGGCCAGATGCTGCGTATATCGTTCTTCCGGTGGCAATCCGGCCAGTTCCTGCTCAATGGAGAACAGTCTGCGGCAATAGGCCTGT
This genomic window from Pusillibacter faecalis contains:
- a CDS encoding aldehyde dehydrogenase family protein, whose product is MTIQEYVERGRKAVEAIKDYDQAQTDKLVYEAAKIIYQHAAELAREAVDETGLGYYEDKICKNTDTPAAFWAYLRDKKSVGIISENKETGIIEVAHPVGVIACVTPATNPNVTPLGNFMDAVKGKNAIIVSPAPRAAKSTTHTVELIREAMVKCGAPADLIQVLSEVTLANSQALMEACDLVIATGGSGMVKAAYSSGTPAYGVGPGNPPVVLDRGYDLKEAAKMTVTAVGSDNGILCDGDNLLLYPQEEEEKFFQALKDEGVVLFEDKADVEKFGAVLFHDGHPVPELVGKDAPVIAKAAGFDIPKDTKVMGLKIDAVGKANVLNKEIMGPIVVLKGYESFEEAVAMAIQNMEEAGGIGHTAGIFSNDRKHIEYYGERIPVARVLVNQPTPDAWGPSTNGLSPAVSESCGTWGNNILCENVDYIHLINVSKIALPLDVQVPSPEELFKN